The Tripterygium wilfordii isolate XIE 37 chromosome 17, ASM1340144v1, whole genome shotgun sequence genome has a window encoding:
- the LOC119982246 gene encoding Werner Syndrome-like exonuclease, producing the protein MDEPLTEQELQAVEAIEAAFQFSTSASFSSSAPSIARKRHSDPLKDQDDQNCRRRLPNSIFSRPHSNVFSLSPCQANLRMRYPEMRFGGQILYSRTEIEAEKAAVELLRSLEAKKKEAGCVTVGFDIEWRPSFRKGVSPGKTAVMQLCADTNRCDVTHIIHSGIPRTLQLLLEDSTIFKVGVGIGNDCVKVFKEYNVSINAAEDISLLAKEKLGGDRGIWSLASLTEMLVCKELHKPKKIQLGNWEANVLTTEQLHYAATDAFASWHVYQVLRSFPNAID; encoded by the exons ATGGACGAGCCCTTGACAGAGCAAGAACTCCAAGCCGTCGAAGCCATAGAGGCGGCATTTCAATTCTCAACGtctgcttctttttcttcttctgctcCATCGATTGCTAGAAAACGACATTCGGATCCCCTAAAAGACCAAGATGACCAAAATTGCCGCCGTCGCTTACCCAACTCCATCTTTTCCCGTCCACATTCAAAcgtattttctctctctccttgtCAAG CTAATTTAAGGATGAGGTATCCTGAAATGAGGTTTGGAGGTCAAATTTTATATAGTAGAACGGAGATTGAGGCTGAGAAAGCAGCAGTGGAACTTTTAAGGAGTCTAGAAGCTAAGAAAAAAGAAGCCGGTTGTGTTACGGTTGGATTTGATATTGAATGGAGACCCTCGTTCAGGAAAG GTGTATCACCTGGGAAAACTGCAGTTATGCAGTTATGTGCAGACACAAATCGCTGTGATGTGACACATATAATTCATTCTGGAATTCCTCGGACACTGCAGCTCCTTCTCGAGGATTCTACAATTTTTAAG GTTGGAGTTGGCATTGGAAATGATTGTGTAAAGGTTTTTAAAGAATATAATGTATCTATCAATGCGGCTGAGGATATTTCCTTGCTAGCTAAGGAAAAGCTTGGTGGAGACCGCGGAATATGGAGTCTCGCATCGTTAACTGAGATGCTTGTATGCAAAGAG cTGCATAAGCCGAAGAAAATACAGTTAGGAAACTGGGAGGCGAATGTCTTAACGACGGAGCAATTACATTATGCTGCCACAGATGCTTTTGCATCTTGGCATGTGTACCAG GTGTTACGGAGttttccaaatgcaattgattAA
- the LOC119981868 gene encoding glutamic acid-rich protein-like has product MKRINKREIKRSRDKSEEREEPRRRDDNVNVEGKRRKEKRTKRRNDHIEHAYKADRVYHDDDETRGKLILKAKFDTIEQKLAEHAAQLLDLKKEIAKGIVELNANWEKKEDKDGNQDEDENDDQHDEDEKDDEGKDDNEDKKEDRRESMMRMKRRIMRERRIRKERSIMMERMMRRILRERQFPLLYMMMLLRMWR; this is encoded by the exons ATGAAGAGAATTaataaaagagaaattaaaagaagcagAGATAAGTCTGAAGAGAGGGAAGAACCAAGAAGGAGGGATGACAATGTTAATGTTGaaggaaaaaggagaaaagagaaaagaacaaagagaaggaaTGATCACATCGAACATGCATATAAGGCTGATAGAGTctatcatgatgatgatgaaactaGGGGGAAATTGATATTGAAGGCCAAGTTTGATACCATAGAGCAGAAGTTGGCAGAGCATGCTGCTCAACTTTTGGACCTGAAAAAGGAAATCGCTAAAGGCATTGTTG AGTTGAATGCCAAttgggagaaaaaggaggataAGGATGGAAATCAAGATgaggatgaaaatgatgatCAGCATGATGAGGATGAAAAGGATGATGAGGGAAAGGATGATAATGAGGATAAAAAAGAGGATAGGAGGGAAAGCATGATGAGGATGAAAAGGAGGATCATGCGGGAAAGGAGGATCAGGAAGGAAAGGAGTATCATGATGGAAAGGATGATGAGGAGGATATTGAGGGAAAGACAGTTTCCCCTGTTATACATGATGATGCTGTTGAGGATGTGGAGGTAG